In Amycolatopsis jiangsuensis, the following proteins share a genomic window:
- a CDS encoding NAD(P)/FAD-dependent oxidoreductase: MRVIVIGSGMGGAATAYHLASRGADVVVVDADLPGVATDAGAGIISPWTSRGDDAVYPLAAAAGGYYPRLAAELRELGHEPSYEVVGGLVVSAAGEELAEVEERLVARAADAPEVGTVRRLDPEQARELFPPLAPDLAAVHLSGAGRVDGRVLRRALISASIDRGVQFVEAPASLLPGLRVRAGADELTGDAVVLAAGAWSAEVAEPVGISVPVTAHRGQISHFDLPGTETAAWPVVLPRRSHYLLSFPGGRVVAGATREAGTGFDHRVTVAGQREVLDEALRTAPGLADASLAETRVGFRPATPDTLPLLGQVAPGLFLSTGFGPAGLTLGPYAGKLVADLVLGEDVPADLLAACAPTRFS; encoded by the coding sequence ATGCGCGTGATCGTGATCGGCAGCGGGATGGGTGGCGCCGCCACCGCCTACCACCTGGCCTCCCGTGGGGCGGACGTCGTCGTCGTGGACGCAGACCTGCCCGGGGTGGCCACGGACGCGGGCGCGGGGATCATCAGCCCGTGGACCTCGCGAGGCGACGACGCGGTGTACCCGCTCGCCGCCGCGGCCGGCGGCTACTACCCACGGCTCGCTGCCGAGCTGCGGGAACTGGGGCACGAACCGTCGTACGAAGTCGTCGGCGGGCTCGTCGTCTCGGCGGCCGGCGAGGAGCTGGCCGAGGTGGAGGAACGGCTTGTCGCCCGTGCCGCGGACGCCCCCGAGGTGGGCACCGTGCGGCGGCTGGACCCGGAGCAGGCGCGGGAATTGTTCCCGCCGCTGGCGCCGGACCTCGCCGCAGTGCACCTGAGCGGCGCGGGCCGGGTCGACGGGCGGGTGCTGCGCCGCGCACTGATCTCCGCGTCGATCGACCGTGGCGTGCAGTTCGTCGAGGCACCGGCTTCGCTGCTGCCCGGGCTGCGGGTTCGGGCGGGAGCGGACGAGCTGACCGGGGACGCGGTCGTGCTCGCCGCCGGCGCGTGGTCGGCCGAGGTGGCCGAGCCGGTGGGCATCTCGGTGCCGGTCACGGCGCACCGGGGCCAGATCAGCCATTTCGACCTGCCGGGCACGGAGACCGCGGCCTGGCCGGTCGTGCTGCCGCGCAGGAGCCACTACCTGCTGTCGTTCCCCGGCGGCCGGGTGGTCGCGGGCGCGACCCGGGAGGCCGGCACGGGCTTCGACCACCGGGTGACCGTGGCCGGTCAGCGGGAGGTCCTGGACGAGGCGCTGCGGACCGCCCCCGGCCTTGCCGACGCGAGCCTCGCCGAAACCCGCGTCGGCTTCCGGCCCGCGACCCCGGACACGCTGCCGCTGCTGGGTCAGGTCGCCCCCGGCCTGTTCCTGTCCACCGGCTTCGGCCCGGCCGGGCTGACGCTGGGCCCGTACGCCGGGAAACTGGTCGCCGACCTGGTACTGGGCGAGGACGTCCCGGCCGACCTCCTCGCCGCCTGTGCCCCGACGCGGTTCTCCTGA
- a CDS encoding serine protein kinase RIO gives MRWHDYEDFSDSFDDDSGRRPRRRYDDSPAPARRGRLTEGERVRLAQLREDAYTETALPDGADRWTTWGEADQGPHPRPDWVITGLGALDTDLGVLKTGKEADVHLVRRHEPGAEGVLLAAKRYRSDEHKLFHRDAGYLEGRRMRRSREMRAIAGRTTFGRNLIAEQWAAAEFAALTRLWTIGAPVPYPVQRHGTELLLEFLGEPDGTAAPRLAQLRPERDELAELWEQAAAALELLAAQGLAHGDLSAYNLLVHEGHLMVIDLPQVVDLIANPRGPEFLARDVANLAGWFRGRGLPGDLADTDELVARLTFAAGLG, from the coding sequence GTGCGCTGGCACGACTACGAAGACTTTTCCGATTCCTTCGACGACGACTCCGGACGGCGCCCCCGCCGCCGGTACGACGACAGTCCCGCGCCGGCCCGGCGCGGGCGGCTCACCGAGGGCGAACGCGTCCGGCTCGCCCAGCTGCGCGAGGACGCCTACACCGAGACCGCCCTGCCCGACGGCGCCGATCGCTGGACCACCTGGGGCGAGGCCGACCAGGGCCCGCATCCGCGGCCGGACTGGGTGATCACCGGCCTCGGCGCGCTCGACACCGACCTCGGCGTGCTCAAGACCGGCAAGGAAGCCGACGTCCACCTGGTGCGCCGCCACGAACCCGGCGCCGAGGGGGTGCTGCTCGCGGCCAAGCGGTACCGCTCGGACGAGCACAAGCTGTTCCACCGCGACGCGGGCTACCTCGAGGGCAGGCGGATGCGGCGGTCCCGCGAAATGCGCGCGATCGCCGGGCGGACCACGTTCGGCCGCAACCTGATCGCCGAGCAGTGGGCGGCCGCCGAGTTCGCCGCACTGACCCGGCTGTGGACGATCGGCGCCCCGGTGCCGTACCCGGTGCAGCGGCACGGCACCGAGCTGCTGCTCGAATTCCTCGGCGAACCGGACGGCACGGCCGCGCCCCGGCTGGCCCAGCTCCGCCCGGAGCGCGACGAACTGGCGGAGCTGTGGGAGCAGGCCGCCGCGGCGCTGGAACTGCTGGCCGCGCAGGGACTCGCGCACGGCGACCTGTCCGCCTACAACCTCCTGGTGCACGAAGGTCACCTGATGGTGATCGACCTGCCGCAGGTGGTCGACCTCATCGCCAATCCGCGCGGGCCGGAGTTCCTGGCTCGCGACGTGGCGAACCTGGCCGGGTGGTTCCGCGGCCGCGGCCTGCCCGGCGACCTGGCCGACACCGACGAGCTGGTGGCCCGCCTGACCTTCGCGGCCGGGCTCGGCTGA